Genomic segment of Hippocampus zosterae strain Florida chromosome 12, ASM2543408v3, whole genome shotgun sequence:
GGCAGACCAGGTTTGCCTGAACTAATGCTCCAAACGACATCACCGGCATTTAAATCGGGCTTGGCGGCATAGCGGGATCATGAGCGGGCTAAAACATTCCATAACTGTCTGGATGCGGCCCCGCCCACCCCGAAACAATCGCCGAAAACCAACGCCCAACCCCTCCCATAGTTTTTCTCATCGCGGGAGGCGTCTCGTTGGAGCTCCGCCGCAGGAATGGAGGAGGGAGGTTTACATGAGAAAATGTTGGAAGAGCTACTCACTATGGCCTTCCTGCGGATCTACTAACAATCTACGCGTCCAAACCAGACGTGCTACTCGGCGCCGCCTTCCTCTTCCGCTTGCTCCTGCGAGTCCGTGTAAATGTCCCGCACCAGCAGCATTCTGGCGAGCAGGCTCTCCAGCGTGTGGTGCTCCAACGGCGTGGTGGTGAACCAGGCGCCGCCGTCCCCGTCCCAGGCAGGATCGGGCCGGGCGTAGAAGAAGTCCGAGCGCTCCAGCAACAACGCGGGGCTGCGGCATCAAGGAGAAATGACAAGGCGGTAGTTACAAAAGTGCCGGCAGTGTGATTCGGCGATGTTGCGGTTAAGCGGGAGAGGAGGTCCTCATCATTCAACGGTCATCATTTAAGATTCAGGATGTGAACAGCATTGAGTTATAATCACAGGACATCCACTTCCAAAATTTCACAGGGACATAATAACGAAACTCCATTTATACAGAACGACCTATGGGTCACAATGTACGAGAATACATTTCCTGACATCAAACCAAACTAACTGATAAATCAGCCTGAACAAAACCCAGCAAAGCGGGATACACGACGTACCACTTGGAGCGATAGAGCTGGAAAAGGTCTCGCTCTTGCTCCGTGATGGGACCAAGCGATCCTGTGTTGTCGTCATCTTCACAGTCCTGATGCTCCCGCTTCCTCTTGCGAGACTCCTTTTCAACTACGAGGCAAACAAAGCATCGCTTATAACTACGTGCTTAACTGTGTAGACAGGGGGTCACAATCAGCCGCGTAGTGGTGGCCCAGAACCGGCACTGTGGCCCTGTAtattcatgtgattttttttgtgcagtataAAAACGCATATTTAGCATTTGAGATTTTCTGGACTTCACATCTTGTTCAAGCCATCCCTTTTTGAAGgacttaaatgttaaaaaaaaaacaattaacaactttgtcacatttatagattttttattttattggcccAGTCCAAGTCAACTTTGGGTGGACCGACCAGTCGTGTAGACGCCCCTGGCCCACTGTTCACATACAATGCTGGTAgattataaagtgcaccttataccaggggtgggcaaactttagCTCTCGGGTGCCacatcagattttttaaaacagacaaATGTGCCAGGTAGTcttaaaaaacacaataaaaatataaatgtgaatTCTTAATTCATCCTTTAAGATTTTCTTAAATATTAATGTAAAATTGTTACATTTATAAATACATTATTAAAaattacaattcacagaggTGGGTAGGGGGGTCTGACTGCCGATAATGTGAAAAATGGCATCATCTCTATATGCACAAACTCTAAAGCTCATTTCACTCACCCTGAGAGACAGGAGAAGGCACGCGTACGCAAGTGCGACTCTTGCCGGTGGTGACAGGGTGCATGGCGTCCGGGCCGTACACGTTGGCGAAGGACAGATCCAGGTGCTGCTGGGTGCTACGCAAACGCATGCGCTTGGCGTTCAGGTAGACCAGCGAGCGCAGCAGGACGGCAGGCGTTGTGCTGCCCAGATGCCCGCCCGTCCACAGGCATCGCTCGTCCACGCGGCTCCACGGGGAGCCTTTTTGGGGGTGCGGAAGGGATGGTGCGGCGACAAAAACACCAGATATAAACATTGTGGTTTATTGCCTCAAAAAAGTATTAACTCTCCAAGTACCACAATCataatcaaaatgaaaacaatcccACGCCACACAACACACAGAGATTAACTGATTTAatgccatttgttttgtttttttatttcagtgagCGTCTTCATACATCAAAAGCACAATCACAAAGTGTCAGGATGTGAACAGCAAAGAGGTATAATCACTAGACGCTTCTCGCTAGCCGAAATGCGAACTTTTCTAATTTAACTTGAGCCTATTTGCCAACAAATGCCTCAGCCAGAACGCAATCATAGTTGTCTTATGATGGAAAGTCAAATTATATTTGTTGCCCAGAGGTTCAATCAAGTTAGTTACACACGTTAGGCGCGTTTTAGCTGAGCCATGTTTTTGTTCTCCTGTCATGAACTTCCTGCTATTTGTATGCCAGACAGCAAGTCGATTTTCCTTAAAAATTAAGCCGTGAAGAAAACTTGAACTTCCCACACAACTTTTTGCATCAGTTTGTGTCCAAATATCATGGATTTGTGTTTTCACTGAGCTATGTTTGTATTCTACCAATATTAACCATCTACATTTCTGTAAATTACATCAACTTTGAATATCTGTTCATGCAGTCATCGAGTCTTCTGCTAGCATGAATTTATTTGAGTTTTAGCCAAGTCAGGTTTGTGTACGGCAATCGACTCGCTACATTTGTGTGGTACCCATACAATTTAGTCATCCCCTTGGCTAAAACACAAATGCATTAAGTTACTGTTTGCCGAAATAAAAATTGGCTTTGCTCCGCGctcattttgtctttgtacTCACCATCTAGAAGCTGGCTGGGCTTCCAGTCCTTCAGAACCTTGTTGAGCTCCTCCCCGAATTCCTGGTAGCAAGAGTCACTGAAGATGTCACTCTGTTGGCCATTGGCGTGAAGAtgctaaaaaaagaaagcccCAAAACTCaacgttttttccccctccattcAAAAAATGGTCGAAGAATGTGCATGCAACGTTTGTGTCCTCATATTGAAATGATCAGCACTGTAGTCAGGATGTGAACAGCAAAATGTTTAAATCacaggacacaaaaaaacaaagctaacattttaaagtacaaaaaaagttgtctttttttctttctaaagtaGATCAAACAAAAGCACAGAGGATCCCGATTGAAAAGTGTTAAGAATAGTACAAATGTTGACTTTCAAAAAGACAGTTTTCACTTACATGTCAGTGTCTAAAGTGCAGAAGAGCGAACAATGTGGCCATGCTGGGAGTTACTGTGGTAACATGTGCAGCAATAGGAAGTGGGAAGCCCTTTGCACAAGTCAAATGTGTCCCCCAGGAAACACTGCCTGCTCAACTGGTGGTTCCTAGCCCCAAATGGGCAGGAATTCTGCCATCTTGAGATTTAGTTGAAGAAAACTCCGTCCTTGACAACATTTAATTCCGAactcacaaaatgtattttggagtATAAAAACTATTTGTAACTGCAAACCCAAGTTGGGACGGTGTGTTTAACGGGGACAGATTCATGTTTGCCACTGTTACAATACCTTctcttttaacaacattcaataaaccTAAACTAGCCAATTCAAACTATACTTTACAACAATCTGATCAAGCGTATCGATATCGGTTGATAAATTGCATTTTACGCAAAAATATTTGATCCACTGTCATGTCCTAATTTGTACGATCTGAGACTGTGAGCCTCCACGGGGCAAACATGGTAACCAAATTCATGTTGCCAAGTGAAAGTGAGGAAAAAGCCAAACCTTTTGGATGCCGAGGCAGAGGTAGAAAATGCTGTCTGGGGCGTATCGATCTCCATTGGGCCGGCACACCTCCCGTACGAAGCCGCAGAGCTTGTTGTTCAACTCGTCTGCGCACATTTTCAGTACATCGTTCCTTGTTGGATTCACCGGTTCGGATGCTTGGGGGTCCGCGGCGGAGCCCATCCAGCGCCTGAAGGCATTGACGCCGTAGCGAGCTATCAAGGGCGGAGAGCGAACCGACGAGGTTCTGATCAAGTTGCGTTCCGCCGCCAGCCTCTTACTCCCCTGTGACACAAAAATGTGACAGAAAAATCGCTTTACTTTAATGGCATACATgggaatgtactgtatgtaaataaACCGGGAATTTGCAAAACTGGAGCTTGGTCCTAAAGCAAAAATTTAACATGATCCTGACCGAAATGACTAGATTTGCGACTCAAAAGTCGGTGGGCATTTGGCATTGTGATCACTAAAACGTTAATGTGCATACTCGTGTCCTTGGTTGAGGTCGTGACGCACGCTCCTCCTGCTTCTCCCCATCCTCTGGGACTGACGCGGAAGCTGAGGAAGAGAACGTCAATGAGTAAGCGGGGCCCGCGGTGAAAAACTACAAGCACGCCTCGGTGCCACAACTACCTGGACTACAGTAATGCGCTCCTTCATTGTTGTATACACGGCAAGTTTACGTGGTGTGACTGTCAAATGATTTACCTTGAGCGAAGTCCTCCTCCAGGTCCATGTAGcttccttcctcttcctcctccgtcacctcctcctctttcttcaAGTCCACATCACCTTCGTTCTTcacctccttcttctcctcctctagGCTGATGGTGATCATCTCCTCATCTTCACGCTCACTTGCCTCCTTCTCGAGCTTCACATCTGAGACAGGCAGCTCTTTTCATAttagacattttaaaatggggCACACACAAAGCACAAATCAAgctcatttgagcatttattttccTCTCGTGATCTAAGCTAACAAAGGTCCGACTGTCGGATGCGTGGTGTGTTGCATGTGACTATCCTGTGGTATAGAGGATATGGTAATAGTGATTACCATATCCTGTGGTGTGAGTTCTCTTCCCCAatctgttcagaaaacagttgaAGCCAATAATCAAAAAGGTTCAACATTTACCATtactatatttaatatatactcCACACTCAAGAGAAAGCGTCCCGTTTTGGGCATAGGAACACTACCTGCTTTTTGGTCCTCGGATGGCACCTCAGTTGGAGACGGCGGGTCCTCCTGGGCTGCGACGGGGGCCGAGGGTGGTGTCTTGCTTCTCAGCTCCTGGATGGTTTGGACAATCTGCTCGGTGCTCTGCAGGGTGGTGGGCAGGAAGACTGGCACGGGGAGCTGGCAGAGGTGGGGGAGGGTGTGCAGATTACTTAACCAAACCATGTATGCCAACACGAGCTCCAAATGCAGTTGAggtttaaaaattattttctacttcctgttttgagTAATTGTCAACTATTAGATGTGGGCATTGAGTTGGATCAATGTTTCGTTTAAGTGTCATTTCTGGTAACATGATAAGCACGACCCACCACTACTAGTAATACTTGTAAGTTGACGTCTTACTGGTAGAGGCATTGAGAGAGGCGTGGGCGTCAGCTGCGAGTACATGTTCATGGGCATGGGGATGAAGACCGGCACAGGGATGGGGACGGGAACATACTCCCGCTTCACTCCGTCGTCAACGTCTGCGTTGACACACAAGCTCAATTCTTGATCGACAGTCATCACATCGGGGGTGCCCATAGAGTGTCCGCAGGGGTAATACTCACCCGTCTGTATGGGCTTGCTCTGCATGTGCGGCTTGCAGTAGGTGGCTTTGGTGAGGGTGAGCGGCTTGCAGAGGACTGCCTTGTTTTTGACGTCCCTCATCAGGCCGCCGCCTGTGTACGCCGCCGTGCTCTGGCTCACTAGCTGCAAGGTGGGAGAAGGAAGTTTAGGAGTATGACAATATGACAGAATCAGATTACATTCTCAAACCATTACTCACCCCAAGTTTGGAAGTTTGGGATTCAATGCCTGTAATGAAAAACGTGAAATAGTTGGTGACACGAAAATGTCAGATTCCAAACAAAATGGCGTATTTCCTTGCGTCTTTTCGGGCATTGCATCTTAAAATCTTTTTAATGGGTCTTCTTTTGACAGGCATGTTTCCCACATCTTATGTTGCGAGGTTAACTGAGCTATAGGGGCTAAATTATCAAAGAGATTCATAAGACAGACCCCCTGAAAATGACCAGGATGAGGCAACAGACATGTCTATAAAATTTCACGTGAGGTAAAACAGGCCTTGGGGGCCGACTTTTCCTAGAGACTCAAAAGACCACTGGAAATGGGCAAGATGAGCCTAAAATGGTTGTCACTAACCACAATTACTTTTTGGGGAGGCCTACTAATGGTAAACATGGTTAATAATTTTCCTGTTGCTAAGTGAAACAGTCTTTTGGGGCTTAATTTTCAAAGAATTAAACAGTTGGCGTGTGGTGTTCATGCATACCTGTGCAGCTGTTCTCagggcctttctgtgtggccaTGATGGGCTCGTTTTGCTGGCAATAGAACCTGAGCAGACATTGTTGGTCGCAGAATTGCTTCATCTCCGAGCGCCACATCACAGACTCAGTCAGCTGGCCCTGAACCTTGCAGCAGTCGCAGCGCGCCGCCTAGTGGACACACAGAGGCACTCGTTTGTTTCCACGTGCGATTACAGATcattttcatgaagaaaaatcaCTGTTCTCAAACGGTTGCAACAGAATTCATGTCATATAAATCcgcattttttcttttaatgagtCTGTGAATCAATTAAAAACAGTTGACAGATGAATCAATTACTAATCATTACAGCTGCTGctcttgtgaaagcgctatagataGGAACGCCCCAGTTAACACCTTTTCCCCGCGAAACGGACCTTGTGGTACCAGTCGTGGAACTTCTTGGCACAGGTCTCGCCGCAGAAGTCCCGCGTCATGCCGCCGAGCTGGCGCGTGACACTTCTCTTGCACATCTGGCTGCAGTGGTTGCAGCTGACGCACTTGAGGCCCAGACGCTTGATGAAGTCCTGCTTGAAAAGCAGCTTGCAACCTGGAACACAAAACGCTGGcatacttaaaaataaataaatttggggggggggggggggtgcagcgaGAAAGGGGGTGGACGGCCGTGTTACCTTCACTGCAGAAGGGTTTCTTCTCGCCCGAGAAGTTGGCGGTGGAGTGCAGCGTC
This window contains:
- the zmym2 gene encoding zinc finger MYM-type protein 2 isoform X1, translating into MDGVSEPNPAVPGEEVATAGTAAAGEHVEAAEAPTLDAPTVEAPESVTAATDDDKSPKKGGGEEDDDVVLVEERAPEPPPLKECPEGHADMETQGMSPTEATPTAEAAPPSEVTPPAAATPEPSEPANPASAAEPIVIDDEEEPEKKQDDSSPSALSTTEPHSDIRIANVTTLGQKRGAGALPEDAQADLLITSVTSLQGGPMSVDGAAEENGLQIGSAFSLTPDGTSKRPSASFNPGRSSAVQNGDAGTHNRTDSWISQSASVPRNQKQTGVDSSSTATSLPKPPGQSSSSSPGTQPQPRTVKVTCANCKKPLKKGQTAYQRKGSTHLFCSTTCLSAFSHKPAPKKSCTMCKKDITNMKGTIVAQVDSSESFQEFCSTGCLGAYENKQNPPKSSLKTKCTVCGKLTEIRHEVSFKTVTHKICSDMCFNVYRRANGLIMNCCEQCGDYLPNRASANHFLLVDGQQKRFCCQKCIRDFKQAHNKLANCLTCKTLIKTGEVVLGLGADGAMGSYCSTNCMNKAKMAATAFHHAEPSCHFCKRNALPQYQATLPEGIVLNFCSSQCVTKFQNTSLQTATNGQTTLSTTNNNLVQLKCNYCKGAFSVKPETLEWEDKVYHFCSKVCCDDYKKLHCIVTMCEFCQEEKTLHSTANFSGEKKPFCSEGCKLLFKQDFIKRLGLKCVSCNHCSQMCKRSVTRQLGGMTRDFCGETCAKKFHDWYHKAARCDCCKVQGQLTESVMWRSEMKQFCDQQCLLRFYCQQNEPIMATQKGPENSCTGIESQTSKLGLVSQSTAAYTGGGLMRDVKNKAVLCKPLTLTKATYCKPHMQSKPIQTDVDDGVKREYVPVPIPVPVFIPMPMNMYSQLTPTPLSMPLPLPVPVFLPTTLQSTEQIVQTIQELRSKTPPSAPVAAQEDPPSPTEVPSEDQKADVKLEKEASEREDEEMITISLEEEKKEVKNEGDVDLKKEEEVTEEEEEGSYMDLEEDFAQASASVPEDGEKQEERASRPQPRTRGSKRLAAERNLIRTSSVRSPPLIARYGVNAFRRWMGSAADPQASEPVNPTRNDVLKMCADELNNKLCGFVREVCRPNGDRYAPDSIFYLCLGIQKHLHANGQQSDIFSDSCYQEFGEELNKVLKDWKPSQLLDGSPWSRVDERCLWTGGHLGSTTPAVLLRSLVYLNAKRMRLRSTQQHLDLSFANVYGPDAMHPVTTGKSRTCVRVPSPVSQVEKESRKRKREHQDCEDDDNTGSLGPITEQERDLFQLYRSKCPALLLERSDFFYARPDPAWDGDGGAWFTTTPLEHHTLESLLARMLLVRDIYTDSQEQAEEEGGAE
- the zmym2 gene encoding zinc finger MYM-type protein 2 isoform X2; the encoded protein is MDGVSEPNPAVPGEEVATAGTAAAGEHVEAAEAPTLDAPTVEAPESVTAATDDDKSPKKGGGEEDDDVVLVEERAPEPPPLKECPEGHADMETQGMSPTEATPTAEAAPPSEVTPPAAATPEPSEPANPASAAEPIVIDDEEEPEKKQDDSSPSALSTTEPHSDIRIANVTTLGQKRGAGALPEDAQADLLITSVTSLQGGPMSVDGAAEENGLQIGSAFSLTPDGTSKRPSASFNPGRSSAVQNGDAGTHNRTDSWISQSASVPRNQKQTGVDSSSTATSLPKPPGQSSSSSPGTQPQPRTVKVTCANCKKPLKKGQTAYQRKGSTHLFCSTTCLSAFSHKPAPKKSCTMCKKDITNMKGTIVAQVDSSESFQEFCSTGCLGAYENKQNPPKSSLKTKCTVCGKLTEIRHEVSFKTVTHKICSDMCFNVYRRANGLIMNCCEQCGDYLPNRASANHFLLVDGQQKRFCCQKCIRDFKQAHNKLANCLTCKTLIKTGEVVLGLGADGAMGSYCSTNCMNKAKMAATAFHHAEPSCHFCKRNALPQYQATLPEGIVLNFCSSQCVTKFQTATNGQTTLSTTNNNLVQLKCNYCKGAFSVKPETLEWEDKVYHFCSKVCCDDYKKLHCIVTMCEFCQEEKTLHSTANFSGEKKPFCSEGCKLLFKQDFIKRLGLKCVSCNHCSQMCKRSVTRQLGGMTRDFCGETCAKKFHDWYHKAARCDCCKVQGQLTESVMWRSEMKQFCDQQCLLRFYCQQNEPIMATQKGPENSCTGIESQTSKLGLVSQSTAAYTGGGLMRDVKNKAVLCKPLTLTKATYCKPHMQSKPIQTDVDDGVKREYVPVPIPVPVFIPMPMNMYSQLTPTPLSMPLPLPVPVFLPTTLQSTEQIVQTIQELRSKTPPSAPVAAQEDPPSPTEVPSEDQKADVKLEKEASEREDEEMITISLEEEKKEVKNEGDVDLKKEEEVTEEEEEGSYMDLEEDFAQASASVPEDGEKQEERASRPQPRTRGSKRLAAERNLIRTSSVRSPPLIARYGVNAFRRWMGSAADPQASEPVNPTRNDVLKMCADELNNKLCGFVREVCRPNGDRYAPDSIFYLCLGIQKHLHANGQQSDIFSDSCYQEFGEELNKVLKDWKPSQLLDGSPWSRVDERCLWTGGHLGSTTPAVLLRSLVYLNAKRMRLRSTQQHLDLSFANVYGPDAMHPVTTGKSRTCVRVPSPVSQVEKESRKRKREHQDCEDDDNTGSLGPITEQERDLFQLYRSKCPALLLERSDFFYARPDPAWDGDGGAWFTTTPLEHHTLESLLARMLLVRDIYTDSQEQAEEEGGAE